One window from the genome of Yamadazyma tenuis chromosome 7, complete sequence encodes:
- a CDS encoding mitochondrial 54S ribosomal protein uL1m (BUSCO:EOG092643Y5; EggNog:ENOG503NZ88; COG:J) — MFNFLKSFGQGTVRSLSTSSILRAPRADPKKQLKKTIKDKRRNKQNPALHPLYMDIPKALRYLRSAEIGEQASKSTISLLITVIPERGSKPLSGLLKLPNPVSSSKILVFSNDPIQMNVDTSSFLMGGTELVGQIADGKVDVSGFTHSYATLDVLPELKSIQRILGPKNLMCMPRKGNVADATELPTLIESNMGTMPFKQTDRHLSFPIARCDFSDKKVLENITEASKTIHSLQPPGTKKPNLIGQTVISSTKGPGIVINFNN, encoded by the coding sequence atgttcaactttcttaAGCTGTTCGGCCAAGGGACTGTGCGGTCCTTGTCCACATCCAGCATTTTAAGGGCACCGAGAGCAGATCCTAAGAAACAATTAAAGAAGACtatcaaagacaaaagaAGGAACAAACAGAATCCAGCCTTACATCCTTTGTACATGGACATCCCAAAAGCCTTAAGATACTTGAGAAGTGCAGAAATTGGTGAACAAGCCAGCAAGAGCACCATCAGTCTATTGATCACGGTGATACCTGAAAGAGGGTCCAAGCCATTATCGGGTTTATTGAAATTACCTAACCCTGTATCATCCTCcaagattttggtgttCTCAAACGACCCTATACAAATGAATGTGGATACCAGCTCATTCTTGATGGGAGGAACCGAATTGGTGGGTCAAATTGCCGACGGAAAAGTGGATGTATCGGGATTCACCCATTCTTACGCCACCTTGGATGTATTACCGGAGTTAAAATCGATCCAAAGAATATTGGGTCCTAAGAACTTGATGTGTATGCCCAGGAAGGGGAATGTTGCTGACGCCACAGAGCTTCCCACCTTGATAGAGAGCAACATGGGAACTATGCCATTCAAACAAACCGACAGACACTTGAGTTTCCCCATCGCTAGATGTGATTTCTCCGATAAAAAGGTGTTAGAAAACATCACCGAAGCATCCAAAACTATCCACAGTTTGCAACCACCCGGAACCAAAAAACCCAACTTGATTGGCCAGACCGTAATATCATCCACCAAGGGTCCCGGAATCGTCATTAACTTCAATAATTAG
- a CDS encoding uncharacterized protein (EggNog:ENOG503PVG8; COG:S), whose amino-acid sequence MLFDYIFKDVMGSESYPEQYGALKKFESYNYDQVRDIYPQVHLFKRLDVPEKYHQEFDKELKQEKDDFSLVNYFKFDANTIPDIPLISRNQLNDEHEKEEMKKVLNHVKQMYNFIASKENITHLKLRPMEVTYPSNKYGLPLHIIQRDKLLKDKLIYVKSVVNRYKPIPASILDQLGQITNGDINPHFFTYMIQKRRKVIVKIKGNKKFIPDSKNIVKIYREYLSKQFYYDPNTGKYETSSVMFYQ is encoded by the coding sequence ATGCTTTTCGATTATATATTTAAGGATGTCATGGGTAGCGAGTCTTATCCCGAGCAATACGGAGCTCTCAAAAAATTTGAATCTTATAACTATGACCAAGTGAGAGACATCTATCCACAGGTGCACTTGTTCAAACGACTTGATGTACCCGAAAAATACCACCAAGAGTTTGACAAGGAGTTAAAACAGGAGAAGGATGATTTTCTGTTGGTTAATTACTTCAAATTTGATGCTAATACAATACCTGATATACCCTTAATCTCCCGAAACCAGCTTAATGATGAGCATGAAAAGgaggagatgaagaaggtaCTCAATCATGTGAAGCAGATGTATAATTTCATTGCTTCTAAAGAAAACATCACCCACTTGAAATTGAGGCCAATGGAGGTTACTTATCCAAGTAACAAGTATGGCTTACCATTGCATATAATTCAACGAGACAAGCTCTTGAAAGACAAGCTTATTTATGTCAAATCCGTTGTCAATCGATACAAGCCTATTCCTGCTTCCATATTAGACCAGTTGGGACAAATAACAAATGGTGATATAAATCCCCACTTTTTCACGTACATGATCCAGAAGAGACGTAAAGTGATAGTGAAAATTAAGGGTAACAAAAAGTTCATTCCCGACAGCAAAAACATCGTCAAGATTTATAGGGAGTACTTGTCAAAGCAGTTTTATTACGACCCAAACACTGGAAAATATGAGACGAGCCTGGTAATGTTTTACCAATAA
- the GAA1 gene encoding Glycosyl phosphatidyl inositol protein transamidase complex subunit (EggNog:ENOG503NX1D; BUSCO:EOG092619GP; COG:O) → MALAETILRAVHKHDLVPKLTRALPWISLLFSFASVIWLLMLPIDGNYRKSYISENALMPGQVTSYFRESEWNIVRGYRNELKIFEGAAIDERNAVVEGWLKDIGLKTAYHRLHDPSVQDNMYAILHAARGDDTEAMVLSVPWTTSDGEYNLGGASLAVALARYFNRMSIWSKNIIIVFSEDGHKSLRSWVEAYHTSLDTTAGSIEAAIVLEYGGDSDYFEYYEMHYEGLNGQLPNLDLLNTANLVSYHENIHISIQQTEGEKLTRNDYLTRLKTFLKGIVSLTLAGIVTPSNGCESFSGWQIQAFTIKVKGTSGGNDITQIGRVVDETFRSVNNLLEKFHQSFFFYLMLGPRYFVSIGTYLPSAALIAASFALSSLSCMLNSGFTIPHFLLNISSVLKFFVMIELSSFLLSTFLPYLVKQTTDESDKISLVNLILLSMTSLVVALSSTPFTKHFYISKVNINSKFAFSMISFSLFFIAMVIVALLILNFSLALCIGLLAMPLQFVQQLLNSIEVDEFNSKLIKSSNPVFQAIENNKAKIKVFLCLFVSNPFFVVYITGGLYLEAFGYQNGTLNLMTGLLTSWDDVQCWTWFIVMLGWFPAWLSIAISCGLGDFKNQAPVSYIKKNQ, encoded by the coding sequence ATGGCTCTCGCAGAGACAATATTGAGAGCGGTCCACAAGCATGACTTGGTACCCAAGCTCACGAGAGCGTTGCCATGGATCTCTTTGTTGTTCTCATTTGCCAGTGTGATCTGGTTATTGATGTTACCCATAGATGGAAACTATCGAAAATCATACATTTCAGAGAACGCATTGATGCCAGGACAAGTCACCTCATATTTCAGAGAAAGTGAATGGAATATCGTTCGAGGGTATCGaaatgagttgaagatctttgaAGGTGCTgcaattgatgaaagaaACGCGGTGGTAGAAGGCTGGTTGAAAGATATTGGCTTAAAGACAGCATATCATCGTTTACATGATCCTTCGGTTCAAGATAATATGTATGCAATTCTACATGCCGCTCGTGGTGACGATACGGAAGCCATGGTTTTGTCGGTTCCATGGACTACTTCGGATGGTGAGTATAATTTGGGTGGTGCATCGTTGGCAGTAGCGTTAGCTCGTTACTTCAACCGAATGTCAATTTGGTCTAAGAACATCATTATTGTTTTCAGCGAGGATGGACATAAATCCTTACGGTCTTGGGTTGAGGCTTACCATACATCTTTGGACACCACTGCTGGGTCCATAGAAGCTGCCATTGTTCTTGAATATGGTGGTGACTCTGATTATTTCGAATATTATGAAATGCACTACGAAGGATTGAATGGTCAATTACCCAACTTAGACTTGTTAAACACGGCTAACTTGGTGTCATACCACGAAAATATCCATATATCCATCCAGCAAACTGAAGGAGAAAAGTTGACACGAAATGATTATCTAACTAGGTTGAAGACCTTCTTGAAAGGAATCGTTAGCTTAACGCTAGCTGGTATTGTTACCCCCAGTAACGGTTGTGAGTCATTTTCGGGCTGGCAAATCCAAGCCTTTACCATCAAGGTGAAAGGAACACTGGGTGGTAATGATATCACCCAGATTGGGAGAGTGGTGGACGAAACATTTAGATCCGttaacaacttgttggagaagtttCACCagtctttcttcttttacTTAATGTTAGGACCCCGATACTTTGTGTCCATTGGAACTTACTTACCATCTGCAGCCTTGATCGCTGCTAGTTTTGCATTGTCTTCGTTGAGTTGCATGTTAAACAGTGGGTTCACCATTCCACATTTCTTGCTTAACATCTCCTCAGTCTTGAAATTTTTTGTGATGATAGAACTATCATCCTTTTTGTTGTCGACATTTTTGCCATACTTGGTCAAGCAAACTACAGATGAACTGGACAAAATttctttggtcaacttgattcttctttcaatgaCTTCATTGGTTGTAGCTTTGTCACTGACTCCATTTACCAAGCATTTCTACATTTCCAAGGTAAATATTAACTCAAAGTTTGCCTTTTCAATGATCTCGTTCTCGTTGTTCTTTATTGCAATGGTCATAGTTGCCTTGTTaatcttgaacttctcaTTGGCTTTGTGTATTGGACTTTTGGCTATGCCCTTGCAATTTGTTCAGCAGCTTTTAAACTCCATAGAAGTTGACGagttcaactccaaactcatcaagtcAAGTAATCCAGTGTTCCAAGCAATTGAAAATAATAaggccaaaatcaaagtGTTTTTATGTTTATTTGTATCAAATCCATTCTTTGTGGTTTACATCACTGGTGGCTTGTACTTGGAAGCCTTCGGTTATCAAAATGGAACATTGAACCTTATGACCGGTTTATTGACCAGTTGGGATGATGTTCAATGCTGGACATGGTTTATTGTTATGCTTGGGTGGTTCCCTGCCTGGTTATCCATAGCCATAAGCTGTGGACTTGGGGATTTCAAGAACCAAGCCCCAGTCTCCTACAtcaaaaaaaatcaatAG
- the ALT1 gene encoding alanine transaminase (COG:E; EggNog:ENOG503NU5I) encodes MGARHISFTPAKPLLASELNQSTLDAKYAVRGKIPIRADEIRNHIESNPNSHGLPYDRIISANIGNPQQLDQKPLTWYRQVLSLLQYPHILDKVDASVIHELFPKDVIERAKTILGSTGSMGAYSHSQGDSYVRKSVAKFISERDGYPADPQSIFLTGGASAAVQYLLQILSSDKNSGFLIPIPQYPLYTATIALNNAVPIGYFLDEANNWSTNPTQIRQLIHENNAKGINIKALVVINPGNPTGAILTKEDIKNIIDIAAEHGLVLIADEVYQENVFEGEFVSMKRVLSELNEQHPELYSNVQLASLHSTSKGVSGECGQRGGYMELVGFTEEVRQVVFKLASINLCSVVSGQALMELMVNPPKPGQESYEVYHAETSGIHSDLQGRSSSLYAAFNKMEDITCNKPMGAMYLFPRLNFTEESYPKLYKDSDDTGVVVDELYCVELLESTGICCVPGSGFGQVPDTYHLRTTFLPPGTEWIESWANFHKEFVKKYKG; translated from the coding sequence ATGGGGGCTAGGCACATTAGCTTTACGCCTGCCAAACCGCTTCTCGCTAGCGAATTGAACCAACTGACTTTGGATGCAAAGTATGCCGTCAGAGGTAAGATCCCCATTCGAGCAGATGAAATTAGAAACCATATTGAATCCAATCCAAATAGCCACGGCTTACCCTACGATAGAATCATCAGCGCCAATATCGGCAACCCTCAACAATTAGACCAAAAACCCTTGACCTGGTACCGCCAAGTATTGTCGTTATTGCAGTATCCTCATATCTTAGACAAGGTCGACGCTTCTGTAATCCACGAGTTATTCCCTAAGGACGTGATCGAAAGAGCCAAAACTATCTTGGGTTCCACCGGATCTATGGGAGCATACAGCCATTCTCAAGGAGATAGCTACGTGAGAAAGTCAGTTGCAAAGTTTATTTCCGAAAGAGACGGATACCCAGCCGACCCTCAAAGTATTTTTTTGACAGGAGGTGCTTCTGCTGCTGTACAATACTTGTTACAGATTTTGTCTAGTGACAAGAACTCGGGCTTCTTGATCCCAATACCTCAGTATCCTTTGTACACTGCTACCATTGCTTTGAACAATGCTGTGCCAATTGGATACTTTTTGGACGAAGCCAACAATTGGTCAACAAATCCTACTCAAATTAGACAGTTAATCCATGAAAACAATGCCAAGGGAATCAACATCAAGGCTTTAGTGGTGATCAATCCCGGTAACCCAACTGGTGCTATTTTAACCAAAGAGGACatcaaaaatatcattgatattgCTGCAGAACATggtttggtgttgattgCAGATGAGGTTTACCAGGAAAACGTTTTTGAAGGAGAGTTTGTGTCAATGAAGAGAGTGTTGAGTGAGTTGAACGAACAACACCCAGAATTGTACTCCAATGTGCAATTGGCTTCTTTGCACTCCACCTCTAAAGGGGTGAGTGGTGAATGTGGTCAAAGAGGTGGATATATGGAGTTGGTTGGCTTCACTGAAGAAGTCAGACAGgtggttttcaaattggCTTCTATTAACTTGTGTTCTGTTGTTTCTGGCCAGGctttgatggagttgatggTTAACCCTCCTAAGCCTGGTCAGGAATCGTATGAAGTATATCATGCGGAGACCAGTGGTATCCACAGTGACTTACAAGGGAGATCTTCATCACTATACGCTgccttcaacaaaatggaGGATATCACTTGTAACAAACCAATGGGTGCCATGTACTTGTTCCCTAGATTGAACTTTACAGAGGAGAGCTACCCTAAGTTGTACAAAGATTCTGATGACACTGGTGTGGTTGTGGATGAGTTGTACTGTGTCGAATTATTAGAAAGCACTGGAATCTGTTGTGTTCCAGGTTCTGgttttggtcaagttcCTGATACTTATCACTTGAGAACAACCTTCTTACCTCCAGGTACAGAGTGGATCGAAAGCTGGGCTAATTTCCACAAAGAATTTGTCAAAAAGTATAAGGGTTAG
- the URK1 gene encoding Uridine kinase (EggNog:ENOG503NW7D; COG:F) codes for MSAVSKLKSESSSRISPGPSDTSFISPSVSVDRNTEGYFKDKTKYIPPWTEPYIIGIAGNSGSGKTSISQQIIRELNQPWTVLLSFDNFYRPLTKEQSAKAFANEWDFDTPDSLDLDALYDTVKKLKQGEKARIPVYSFELHGRTDKVTTIYGANVIIIEGLYALYDKRLLDLMDIKIYVDTDLDICLARRLTRDILYRGRDLQGAMKQWETFVKPNAVRYLNPTMNNADLVIPRGLDNVVAIDLMIGHIKKQLGLKSLAHIRHLKALGQDIEFDIHRYPNLKVLPINNQTMGINSILFNKNTLMSDFIFYFDRMATLIIEAALDQLTNYQSVDIQTDPNFPPFKGLQQRDNLIAVTVIRSGDCFVTSLKRTFLEIPIGKLLIQSDSLTGEPQLHQERLPRGIDNLKNKKILLFDAQIISGAAAIMAIQVLIDHKIGETDIIFCSYLSTEIGLRRILRVFPRVKIVVGKLSSLGDTSKFPKYNPEQFIDSNWHFKNRFIDSLYFGAK; via the coding sequence ATGTCTGCAGTATCTAAGCTCAAGTCGGAACTGTCGTCCAGAATTTCCCCCGGGCCATCCGACACGTCGTTCATCAGTCCTTCTGTGTCCGTTGACAGAAACACTGAGGGATATTTCAAAGATAAGACCAAATACATCCCCCCATGGACTGAGCCCTACATTATTGGAATAGCAGGAAATTCAGGTTCAGGAAAAACTTCCATCTCTCAACAAATCATCCGTGAACTTAACCAGCCGTGGACAGTGTTGTTGTCGTTTGACAACTTTTATCGGCCTTTGACCAAGGAACAAAGTGCTAAAGCGTTTGCTAATGAATGGGATTTTGATACGCCCGACTCACTTGATTTGGATGCCCTTTATGACACcgtcaagaaattgaaacaGGGAGAGAAAGCCAGGATCCCGGTCTACTCGTTTGAACTACACGGAAGAACAGACAAGGTCACCACTATTTATGGGGCCAacgtcatcatcattgaagGATTATATGCATTGTATGACAAGAGATTATTAGATCTCATGGACATAAAAATATATGTTGACACCGACTTGGATATATGCTTGGCACGGAGGTTAACTCGTGATATTCTTTACAGAGGAAGAGACCTTCAAGGAGCCATGAAGCAATGGGAAACGTTTGTCAAGCCCAATGCTGTAAGGTATCTTAATCCTACGATGAACAACGCAGATTTGGTTATTCCAAGAGGGTTGGATAATGTGGTGGCTATTGACTTGATGATTGGACATATCAAGAAGCAGTTGGGACTAAAATCTTTGGCACATATTCGGCATTTGAAAGCGTTGGGACAAGATATCGAATTTGATATCCACCGGTACCCTAATCTCAAGGTTCTTCCTATCAATAATCAGACAATGGGAATCAACTCAattcttttcaataaaAATACGTTGATGTCTGACTTCATATTTTACTTTGATAGAATGGCCACCTTGATAATTGAAGCCGCATTGGATCAACTTACCAACTACCAATCGGTGGATATTCAAACGGATCCAAACTTCCCACCATTCAAAGGGTTGCAGCAACGAGACAACTTGATTGCCGTGACGGTCATCCGGTCCGGCGACTGTTTTGTCACATCTCTCAAGAGAACGTTTCTTGAAATTCCCATTGGAAAATTATTGATTCAGTCTGATTCCTTAACTGGTGAGCCTCAGCTCCACCAAGAGAGATTACCCAGAGGTATCGATAATCTTAAAAATAAGAAGATTCTACTTTTTGATGCCCAGATAATCAGCGGGGCGGCAGCAATCATGGCCATACAAGTATTAATCGACCATAAGATTGGGGAAACGGACATtatattttgcagctattTGTCTACAGAAATCGGATTGAGAAGAATTTTGAGGGTGTTTCCCCGGGTGAAAATAGTGGTGGGAAAATTGAGCTCACTTGGAGACACCTCCAAATTCCCCAAGTATAATCCTGAACAATTCATAGACAGCAACTGGCATTTCAAAAATCGGTTCATTGACTCGTTATATTTTGGCGCCAAGTAG
- a CDS encoding DEAD-like ATP-dependent RNA helicase (COG:A; EggNog:ENOG503NWYD) — protein MSQAKTGKGRRRQKTDGSEWDSESTSDSEHVIVPELPVAAHSSLAQEPSKDYAKHKEALRQKHLKQKEYRMIQQLKQELAEYQNRSDLTKQEFEEYEYKSKLYDAIKSADAPVEEYELPEEYLTSQGKIDKKRKLEALNTRSPRSQSSSHNSHAENKKNRYENSWEHEQLRKAQAMSKTVTDDIVVRDSKQYEYVFDESQFVKFDSDSKIDGDENTEEVTDRDTTSNSIEVIRKSLPVYQYREAFLKTVNENQVIIVVGETGSGKTTQLPQYLYEAGYCEKNGKKQQVGCTQPRRVAATSVAARVAEEMQVRLGEEVGYSIRFEDMSSSRTAIKYLTDGILLREFLTDPTLSAYSAVMIDEAHERTISTEVLLSLVKDITKQRKDLKIIVASATINAQKFSDFFDQAPIFSIPGRRFPVNIHFTKQPEANYIQAAINTIFLIHSKKPLPGDILVFLTGQEEIESMQESLAEATEKMTTSMGELLICPIYANLPYEHQRRIFEPTPPNTRKVVLATNIAETSITIDGIKYVIDCGYVKENVYNPSSGMDSLVVVPCSKASADQRAGRAGRVGPGECFRLFTKWSFDNELSANPTPEILRGNLISTVLLLLSLGVTDLVHFEFMDPPSAETLIKCLELLYAIGALNSKGELTKTGRQMANFPIHPMFSKALLESVKFGVAKEIVALIAMLGESSNLFYRPKDKKDEADKKRQYFNDVTGDHLSLLNIWNLWSDTEFSSIWCQDNFLQYKTLKRAKDVKEQLELLCRKTGIIGESEQNQHSVDDHSKTQLIQKAIVAGFFPNIVRLSKMGDSYRTLKKNQPVYIHPSSSLFPVKPPPKLLLYHELVLTSREYMRNCMIVEETWLRELASHYYGAKDLDGLKPTPINRFK, from the coding sequence ATGAGCCAAGCGAAAACAGGGAAAGGACGAAGGAGACAAAAGACTGACGGTTCTGAATGGGATTCTGAGCTGACATCAGATTCCGAACATGTCATTGTCCCAGAGCTCCCTGTTGCAGCCCATTCGCTGCTTGCTCAGGAACCTTCAAAAGACTACGCCAAACATAAGGAAGCTTTGAGGCAAAAGCATTTGAAGCAGAAAGAATATCGAATGATTCAGCAACTCAAGCAAGAGTTGGCTGAGTACCAGAATCGGTCAGACTTGACCAAGCAGGAGTTTGAAGAGTATGAATACAAATCCAAACTTTATGATGCTATCAAGCTGGCTGATGCTCCGGTTGAAGAGTATGAGCTTCCCGAAGAATACCTTACACTGCAAGGAAAGATCGATAAGAAACGGAAACTTGAAGCCTTAAACACCCGATCACCACGATCACAGTCGCTGTCTCATAATTCCCATGCTGAAAATAAAAAGAATCGATATGAAAACCTGTGGGAACATGAGCAGTTGAGAAAAGCTCAAGCCATGCTGAAAACAGTCACAGACGATATTGTAGTCAGAGATCTGAAACAGTACGAGTATGTATTTGATGAATCCCAATTCGTCAAGTTTGACTCGGACTCTAAGAttgatggagatgaaaATACTGAAGAGGTTACTGATAGAGACACCACATCTAATTCCATTGAAGTGATACGAAAATCCTTACCGGTCTACCAGTATCGGGAAGCTTTTCTAAAGACTGTCAACGAAAATCAGGTCATTATCGTGGTGGGAGAAACTGGTTCTGGTAAGACCACCCAGTTGCCCCAGTATTTGTATGAGGCTGGATACTGTGAAAAGAACGGTAAGAAACAACAGGTTGGGTGTACCCAGCCGAGGCGAGTGGCTGCGACTTCTGTGGCTGCTCGTGTAGCTGAGGAAATGCAAGTCCGATTAGGAGAAGAAGTCGGTTATAGTATCAGATTTGAGGATATGTCGAGTTCAAGAACAGCTATTAAATATCTTACTGACGGTATACTCCTAAGAGAATTTTTGACAGACCCCACGCTACTGGCATACTCAGCTGTGATGATTGATGAAGCCCATGAAAGAACCATATCCACAGAGGTACTATTGAGTCTAGTCAAAGACATCACAAAGCAAAgaaaagacttgaagattatTGTTGCATCTGCCACCATTAATGCTCAGAAATTttctgatttctttgatcaagcaCCAATCTTCAGTATTCCAGGCCGTCGTTTCCCTGTCAATATTCATTTTACCAAACAACCAGAAGCCAATTATATCCAAGCTGCTATCAACACTATATTTCTCATCCACTCTAAAAAGCCATTACCTGGAGATATTCTTGTGTTTCTAACGGGCCAGGAAGAAATAGAGTCCATGCAAGAAAGCTTGGCCGAAGCCACCGAAAAAATGACCACTCTGATGGGAGAATTATTGATCTGTCCCATATATGCCAACTTACCTTATGAgcatcaaagaagaatctttgAACCAACCCCTCCAAACACAAGGAAAGTGGTCCTAGCCACCAACATCGCTGAAActtccatcaccattgaTGGAATCAAATACGTGATAGACTGTGGATACGTGAAAGAGAATGTCTACAACCCATCCTCTGGAATGGACAGCTTAGTGGTGGTTCCATGCTCAAAAGCTTCTGCTGACCAAAGAGCTGGAAGAGCTGGAAGAGTTGGTCCTGGAGAATGCTTCAGGTTGTTCACAAAATGGTCTTTTGACAATGAGCTTTCTGCTAATCCTACTCCAGAAATCCTTAGAGGTAATCTCATTTCCACCGTGCTTCTTCTACTATCCTTAGGAGTCACGGATTTGGTACATTTCGAATTTATGGATCCTCCCAGTGCTGAGACTTTAATCAAATGCCTTGAATTACTCTATGCTATTGGGGCCTTGAACTCGAAGGGAGAGTTAACCAAAACCGGTCGCCAAATGGCGAACTTTCCCATCCACCCAATGTTTTCCAAAGCTTTGCTTGAAAGTGTGAAATTCGGGGTTGCTAAGGAAATCGTTGCCCTTATTGCAATGCTAGGTGAAAGTTCTAACCTATTCTACAGGCCCAAGGATAAGAAAGATGAGGCTGATAAAAAACGGCAGTATTTTAATGATGTCACAGGGGATCACTTATCACTATTGAATATCTGGAATCTTTGGTCAGATACAGAATTCTCAAGTATTTGGTGTCAGGACAACTTCCTTCAGTACAAGACGTTGAAAAGAGCCAAAGATGTCAAAGAACAATTGGAGCTCTTATGCCGTAAAACCGGTATCATTGGTGAAAGTGAGCAAAACCAGCATCTGGTGGATGACCATTCCAAAACACAGTTAATTCAGAAAGCAATTGTGGCAGGGTTCTTTCCAAACATTGTACGTCTTTCCAAGATGGGAGACTCATACCGTACCctaaagaagaaccaaCCCGTGTATATCCACCCGTCTTCATCGCTTTTCCCGGTCAAGCCTCCTCCTAAGCTTCTTCTCTACCACGAATTAGTGCTCACCAGCAGAGAGTACATGCGGAATTGCATGatagttgaagaaacatGGCTCCGGGAGCTTGCTTCTCACTACTATGGTGCTAAGGACCTCGATGGTCTCAAGCCAACCCCCATTAATCGGTTTAAATAG
- a CDS encoding uncharacterized protein (COG:S; EggNog:ENOG503P75S), translated as MEKNNPLLPFAFTRSTSGISNEVHLDTTPRPRAVIDENASSMYHTRTPDTKKSFARPTLTTAPGLKRRVGESFNEKDDIKRRVTAFEGLDSDEPTMIDTTSTDFSQDELFQRSFLDGESAGKSHYETIPPSSPPIDTYLSSEYDPYAKFSMPLSPSQRINSDAHYGSSPSKPSVVRLDSETDFGIDKFNRFRPPENQCPSTDRDFSMTAEAKEERKKMIYSKARDIVIAAFEDMKTSIDLESMGLNEVPSEIKDLNDLVVIGQDSTQIIFQLYLTNNDIRVLGPPLFKFTKLNVLALRQNKIERIPALIKNMVRLTDLSIGANRIKFLPWQILNLPVLQSFRAGPNPFLKVPNDAIEIKSMTLNPIKNKRFVSRIEYFKDDEKLIPSLKSLCLSKIAQYDVSYQEARQWRKNTPRLYHESIKKAIAQGNFEETCAECDRLITDPVAEVIEWWDFLQNNQIPFKKEFCSGMCVKRYSRRVIEDSDSDEL; from the coding sequence ATGGAAAAGAATAACCCACTCTTACCATTTGCCTTCACGAGGTCAACCTCGGGGATTCTGAATGAAGTCCATTTAGACACAACTCCAAGGCCTCGGGCCGTAATTGACGAAAACGCCAGTAGCATGTACCATACAAGAACCCCCGACACCAAAAAACTGTTTGCAAGACCCACGTTAACAACAGCGCCAGGCCTAAAAAGAAGAGTAGGTGAAAGTTTCAATGAGAAGGATGACATCAAGAGAAGGGTTACTGCttttgaaggacttgatAGTGATGAACCAACCATGATCGATACTACCTCCACTGACTTCTCTCAAGATGAACTCTTTCAGAGATCTTTCTTGGATGGAGAAAGTGCCGGAAAACTGCACTACGAGACTATTCCTCCCAGTAGCCCTCCAATTGATACCTATTTAAGCTCGGAGTATGATCCGTATGCCAAATTCAGTATGCCTTTATCTCCCAGTCAAAGAATCAATAGTGATGCTCACTATGGTTCGTCTCCGTCCAAACCTAGTGTTGTGAGGCTTGACAGTGAAACCGACTTTGGTATTGATAAGTTCAACCGGTTTCGACCTCCTGAAAATCAGTGTCCATCGACTGACAGAGACTTTAGTATGACTGCAGAGGCAAAGgaagagagaaagaaaATGATATACTCAAAGGCAAGAGATATCGTCATTGCagcatttgaagatatgaAAACCAGCATAGATTTGGAAAGCATGGGGTTGAATGAAGTACCTAGCgaaatcaaagacttgaatgATTTGGTCGTGATTGGCCAAGATTCGACACAGATCATTTTCCAATTATATTTGACCAACAACGACATCAGGGTGTTAGGACCTcctttgttcaagttcaccaaattgaacGTCTTGGCCTTGAGACAGAATAAAATTGAAAGGATTCCTGCTTTGATAAAGAATATGGTACGCTTAACCGATTTATCAATTGGAGCAAACAGAATAAAATTCTTACCATGGCAGATTTTGAACCTTCCTGTGTTACAAAGCTTCAGAGCTGGCCCCAATCCGTTTTTAAAAGTCCCAAATGATGCgattgaaatcaaatcgATGACTTTGAATCCTATAAAGAATAAGAGGTTCGTAAGTAGGATCGAATATTTCAAAGACGACGAGAAGTTGATCCCATCTTTAAAATCTTTGTGCTTATCCAAAATAGCACAATACGACGTTTCCTACCAAGAAGCCAGGCAATGGAGAAAAAACACTCCTCGGTTATACCACGAGTCAATTAAGAAAGCGATTGCTCAAGGtaactttgaagaaacttgtGCTGAATGTGACAGACTCATAACAGATCCAGTGGCAGAAGTTATTGAATGGTGGGACTTCTTGCAAAATAATCAGATTccattcaagaaagaattCTGCTCCGGAATGTGTGTGAAGAGATACAGTAGAAGGGTTATAGAAGACAGTGATAGTGATGAATTATGA